A region from the Brachyspira hampsonii genome encodes:
- a CDS encoding Rpn family recombination-promoting nuclease/putative transposase yields MRNKSNIKQIKYFNPLNDYFTDKGSSESILLDFINSIMINANMKTFRSVEILTHFNLKKNRNLKETIAPKVARKVDRCRRCLDVKCLTQNGSVVIIEIQLQGNSRFPERILYYWAANYSKLLKHGERYDVLTPVISINLLNFNLDKTKNIHSCYMLYDMNNKKLLTDHLQIHIIELKKIKKNALSRDLNYWLKIFTSKNLEVSMSEIVKEKTIMEEVQKKYNNFVKSKLMMMEYEKKEAYLYGNQIMLDEERRLGREEGIKEGIEQGIEQEKYSLDKNMKKENIDIDIISKVTGLTIEKIKKL; encoded by the coding sequence ATGAGAAATAAATCAAATATTAAACAAATAAAATATTTTAATCCTTTAAATGATTATTTTACTGATAAAGGCAGCAGCGAGTCCATACTTTTGGATTTTATTAATTCTATAATGATTAATGCTAATATGAAAACTTTTCGTTCTGTTGAAATTCTTACCCATTTCAATCTAAAGAAAAATAGGAATCTAAAGGAAACAATAGCACCGAAGGTGGCACGCAAGGTGGACAGATGTCGCAGATGCCTCGATGTAAAATGCCTTACTCAAAACGGTTCAGTTGTTATTATAGAAATACAATTACAAGGCAATTCTAGATTTCCAGAACGCATACTTTATTATTGGGCTGCTAATTATAGTAAATTACTAAAGCATGGTGAAAGATACGATGTACTTACTCCTGTAATAAGTATCAATCTATTAAATTTCAATTTGGATAAAACAAAGAATATACATTCATGTTATATGCTTTATGATATGAATAATAAAAAGTTATTAACAGATCATTTGCAGATACATATAATAGAGTTAAAAAAAATTAAGAAAAATGCATTATCTAGAGATTTAAATTATTGGCTAAAAATATTTACAAGTAAAAATTTGGAGGTGTCTATGTCTGAAATAGTAAAAGAAAAAACCATAATGGAAGAAGTGCAGAAAAAATATAATAATTTTGTCAAAAGTAAATTAATGATGATGGAATATGAGAAAAAAGAGGCATATCTATACGGTAATCAAATAATGCTTGATGAGGAGAGAAGATTAGGAAGGGAAGAAGGTATAAAAGAGGGTATAGAACAAGGTATAGAACAAGAAAAATATTCATTAGATAAAAATATGAAAAAAGAAAATATAGATATTGATATTATAAGTAAAGTAACAGGCTTAACTATAGAAAAAATCAAAAAGTTGTGA
- a CDS encoding immunity 51 family protein — MKNDFEKQIEPFFFVEHENTASLCLNVGEYKVEIFEEREDEGFEGGGYDWQSLAIVFLEERVPDLKGIIDFDSESSMFCAYSSNIEALKKFALLFKEACEDDKLIRDLFSRAELD; from the coding sequence ATGAAAAATGATTTTGAAAAACAAATAGAACCATTCTTTTTTGTAGAACATGAAAATACCGCTTCTCTTTGTTTAAATGTTGGAGAATATAAAGTAGAAATATTTGAAGAAAGAGAAGATGAAGGTTTTGAAGGAGGAGGGTATGATTGGCAGTCTTTGGCTATAGTGTTTTTAGAAGAAAGAGTGCCTGATTTAAAAGGGATTATTGATTTTGATTCTGAATCAAGTATGTTCTGTGCTTACAGCAGCAATATTGAAGCATTAAAGAAATTTGCTTTATTATTTAAAGAGGCATGCGAAGATGATAAACTGATAAGAGATTTATTTTCTAGGGCTGAACTTGATTAA
- a CDS encoding tetratricopeptide repeat protein, which yields MSYFEEGLQLFRETQFDKASELFIKALEEDGDNSEIYNYLGLSKQALGFFEEAINYYGKGIEIDENYAELYYNRANCECNLGIYESAVKDYDKVIELVPTHSNAYDDRGYAKGNLGYYEDALKDIDKAIVLDSNNIDAYIDRAFIKLMSKKYIEAIEDYKKVLELDDTEVYAYNGIGDAKRSMGLYEEAISYYNKVIELSNSNSSYAYNNIGACKIGLGLYNEAIADINKALEIYDEYTDAYNNRGTAEYNLGLYKEAIKDFNKAIALSPQYFYAYNNRGNAKSALGLYEDALEDFTNAINIEPQYIDAYYNRAIAKNNIGLHNEAVKDYDVVIELDNNNINAYYNRGLSYYSLGDYEKALKDYNRVIELNPKLADAYNNRGFTKYSMGLYEEAINDYDKAIEIDSNYEKAKQNKQEALKKLRN from the coding sequence ATGTCATATTTTGAAGAAGGTTTGCAATTATTTAGAGAAACTCAGTTTGATAAAGCATCAGAATTATTTATTAAAGCATTAGAAGAAGATGGGGATAATTCTGAAATATATAATTATTTAGGTCTTTCTAAACAGGCATTAGGATTTTTTGAAGAGGCTATTAATTATTATGGTAAAGGTATAGAAATAGATGAAAATTATGCAGAGCTTTATTATAATAGGGCAAATTGTGAATGTAATCTTGGGATTTATGAATCAGCTGTAAAAGATTATGATAAAGTTATAGAATTAGTACCTACTCATTCAAATGCTTATGATGACAGAGGATATGCTAAAGGTAATTTGGGGTATTATGAAGATGCACTAAAAGATATTGATAAAGCTATTGTTTTGGATAGCAATAATATAGATGCTTATATAGACAGGGCATTCATAAAATTAATGTCGAAAAAATATATTGAAGCTATAGAAGATTATAAAAAAGTATTGGAATTAGATGATACAGAAGTATATGCTTATAATGGAATAGGAGATGCTAAAAGGAGTATGGGGCTTTATGAAGAAGCTATTTCTTATTATAATAAAGTTATAGAACTTTCCAATTCCAATAGTTCTTATGCTTATAATAATATAGGTGCATGCAAAATAGGATTAGGTTTGTATAATGAGGCTATAGCAGATATAAATAAAGCATTAGAAATATATGATGAATATACCGATGCTTACAATAACAGAGGAACAGCAGAATATAATTTAGGACTTTATAAAGAGGCAATAAAAGATTTTAATAAAGCCATAGCATTATCGCCTCAATATTTTTATGCTTATAATAATAGAGGAAATGCCAAAAGTGCATTAGGATTATATGAAGATGCTTTAGAAGATTTTACTAATGCAATTAATATAGAGCCTCAATATATTGATGCATATTATAACAGAGCAATTGCTAAAAATAATATTGGACTTCATAATGAGGCTGTAAAAGATTATGATGTTGTAATAGAATTGGATAATAACAATATAAATGCTTATTATAATAGGGGGCTTTCGTATTATAGTTTAGGAGATTATGAAAAAGCTTTAAAAGATTATAATAGAGTTATAGAGTTAAATCCAAAATTGGCTGATGCATATAATAATAGAGGGTTTACAAAATATAGTATGGGTTTATATGAAGAAGCTATAAATGATTATGACAAAGCCATAGAGATAGATTCAAATTATGAAAAGGCTAAACAGAATAAGCAAGAAGCTTTGAAAAAATTACGGAATTAA